A window of Stutzerimonas stutzeri genomic DNA:
GCTAAGCTCCGCGCCCATGAATCGCACCCTCTATACCCTGCTGTTCCACCTCGGCCTGCCATTGGTGTTTCTGCGTCTGCTCTGGCGCGCCAGGCGGGCGCCGGCTTATTCGCGACGCGTCGGTGAGCGTTTCGCCATCGGGCTGCCGCCACTTCGGCCAGGCGGCATCTGGGTGCATGCGGTATCTGTCGGCGAAAGCATCGCCGCGGCGCCGATGATCCGCGAGCTGATGGCGCGCTATCCACAGCTGCCGATTACCGTCACTTGCATGACACCGACCGGCTCGGAGCGCATTCAGGCGCTGTTCGGCGACAGCGTGCAGCACTGCTATCTGCCTTATGACCTGCCCTGGGCAGCGGCGCGGTTTCTTGACCGCCTGCGCCCGAAGTTGGCAGTGGTGATGGAAACCGAACTCTGGCCCAACCATATCCATCAATGCGCCCGGCGCGGCATTCCGGTGGCGCTGGTCAATGCCCGGCTGTCTGAGCGCTCCGCACGCGGCTATGCACGCTTCGCCCGGTTGACTGCGCCGATGCTGGCCGAGCTAAGCCTGATCGCGGTGCAGACAGCGGCCGAAGCTGAGCGCTTTCGTCAGCTCGGCGCGCGCCCCGAATGCGTCGTGGTGACCGGTTCGATCAAGTTCGACCTGACCATTGACCCTGCTTTGCTGACACGGGCGACCGATCTGCGCGGGCAATGGGCGGCGCTGGAACGGCCGCTGTGGATTGCTGCCAGTACCCATGTCGGCGAGGACGAGATCATTCTTGCCGCGCATCGGCAGTTGCTTGCGGCGCATCCGCAGGCCCTGCTGATTCTGGTGCCTCGGCATCCGGAACGCTTCGCCTCGGTGTTCGAGCTATGCCGCAACGAGGGTTTCGTCGCGGTTCGGCGCTCGAAAGGCGAGGCGGTCAGCGCCGGCACCCAGGTGCTGGTCGGCGACACCATGGGCGAGCTACTGTTTCTCTATGCCCTGGCAGATATCGCCTTCGTTGGCGGCAGCCTGGTGCCAAATGGCGGGCACAATCTGCTGGAACCCGCGGCGCTGGGTAAACCGGTGCTCAGTGGTCCCCACCTGTTCAACTTCCTCGAGATATCCGCGCAGTTGCGCGATGCTGGCGCCCTTCGCGAAGTGCAGGATGCCGCCGGGCTGGCGAGCACGGTCAGCGAGCTCTGGCGCGACCCGGATGGGGCAGCGCGTATGCGCGATGCGGGGGTGGCTGTGCTGAAGGCCAATCAGGGTGCGTTGGCGCGATTGCTGGCAGGCTTGGGACGGTTGCTCGGCTAGAGCCTTAGTGGCCTCTAGATAAAGATGTGCAGTGCGGGTGCTTGGTTGGCGGAGGCGCTTGATGCAGGCAACTGGTGGGCTGAAGTCCACCCTACAGTCTGTCAGCCGCAGATCGTGGCGTGATCAACGCTGCATGCAGCAAATGGCTGAAATCGCCGTTGCGCTCCGATTAGGATTAAGGGGCAAAAGCAGTAGCGCTAATCTCCCACGCTGGCGCTTTCGTGTTGCCAGGAGGCTGAGCTGTAGGGTGGGCTTCAGCCCACCTATTCGCGGTCCAAACAGACCACAGTGGTTCCTGGCTCAATAGTCAATTCGCACCGGCTGGCCGATGGTCTGCGGCAGGTCCGGCGGCAGGAAGTCGGTGTCCGGGTTGTAGTCGGGCTTCAAGTAGACCGCCAGCTGTTGCAGGTCGTCCGGATTTAGCGTGCCGGCCGCTTGTTTCAGGCGCAGGTTGTCGAGGATGTAGTCGTAGCGGGAGTTGTTGTAATCGCGCACGGCGCCATAAAGGCGGCGCTGGGTGTCGAGCACGTCGACGATGTTGCGGGTACCGACCTGATAGCCGATCTCCGTCGCCTCCAGCGCACTCTGGTTGGAAATGATCGACTGCCGACGGGCCTCGACCTGTTCGATATCGGTATTGACTGCCCGATGCAGATTGCGCGTGGCTTCGACCACCTGGCGGCGCAGGCTCTCGCGCTGCTGTTCGCTCTGGCTGAGCTGGTAATAGGCCTCGCGGCTCTGCGAAGTAGTAAGGCCGCCGCTGTAGAGCGGAATATTCAGCTGCAGGCCAATGCTGCGTTGCTCGACATCGCCGGTGTAACGCGGCATGTCGAAGCCGGGGATGCTCTGGTTGTTGCTGAACCCCAGCGAATCGTTGTCGCCCTTGCGATACGACGCCACTGCATCGAGTGTCGGTGCATGCCCGGAGCGGCGCTGGCGCAGGGTTTCCTCGGCGGCGGTCACTGCGTAATTGACCGCCAGCAGGTTGAGGTTCTGCCGCGTCGCAGTGTCGACCCACGCTTTGGCCTCGTTCGGCACCGGGGCGAGCACCGGCAGCGTGTGGCGAATGCCTTCCAGGGCGATGTACTCGCGGTTGGTCAGGGTGAACAGCGCCTGGAAGGCATCGTCGACCTGGCGTTGGGCGATGGAACGGTTGGCCCGGGCGGTATCGAACCCGGCCTGGGCTTCGAGCACATCGGTCTTGTCGGAGAGGCCGACTTCGAAGCGTTCATTGGCCTGGTCGAGTTGGCGCTTGAATGCGGCTTCCTCGGCCTTCACCGCAGCCAGGTTGTCCTGCGCGCGCAACACGGCGAAGTAGGCCTGGGCGCTCTGCAGAATCAGATCCTGCTCGGCGATGGAGTATTCGATTGCGGCCTGCTCGCTGACCGCTTCCGCGGCCTTGAGCTGAAACCAGCGATCGGCGCGGAAGATCGGCTGGCTCAGCGTTGCCTGATAGGCGGTGCCGCTGCGCGACAGCGAGGTGGAGCCCATGCTGGTATCCACGTCCGTTTCGGTATCGCTCATTTCGGCGCCGGCGCTGAGGTTGGGCAGCAATCCGGCACGTGCCTGCGGCACGATCTCCTGGCGGGCACGAAATTGCGCGCGGGCCGCAGCCAGGTCGGCGTTGTTGTTGACGGCTTGTTGATAGACGCTGACCAGATCGGTTTTGCTGGCGAGCGGGATGGTCTCCTGCGCCCAGGCCGCTCCGGCGGTGATGGTGGTCACGGCGAGAGCCAGGGGGAGTCTGCGCAGCATGTTGGGTCCATCCTGAATAGAGCTGAGGGGCAAGGCTAAGCGGCAGCCGACGGGGGGTCAAGGCACATATGTGGGGAGGCCGACAGCGACAGGGTCAGCCGGGTTGAATGACCGAACGGTCGACTACTTTCGCCGTTGCCATGGCGTTCGCACTGGCTGTTGATTAGACTCGATGGCGTTCTTGTCGGGGTGCCTTGAAGCGAAGGCTGAGATCGGAAAGTTCCGGATCCCGTTGAACCTGATCAGGTTAAGGCCTGCGTAGGGAACAAGATGTGCTCGCCAGTCGTTCGGCCAGCTCTCTCGGCGCCAGTTCCGGCGCGCCCGATGCCCTTGCCATCCGTGTTTTCAGGTTCGCTCCGACAATTCTCTAGGAGCCAGCCTGATGCGTGTAGAACAACAAAACCTGAGTGAGTCCGCCCAGGTCGACCAGCAGTCGATCCAGCCCTTCCCGCGTTCGCAGAAAGTCTATGTGCAGGGTTCACGCCCGGACATTCGCGTCCCGATGCGCGAGATCAGTCTCGACGTCACTCCCACCGACTTCGGTGGAGAGATCAACGCACCGGTCGTCGTCTATGACACCTCCGGTCCCTATACCGATCCGAGCGTGACCATCGACGTGCGCAAAGGGCTCGGCGATGTACGCTCAGCCTGGATTGATGACCGCGGCGACACCGAGCTGCTCGACGGCCTGACCTCGCATTTCGGTCAGCAGCGCCTGGCCGACGCCGAGCTAACCAAGATGCGCTTCGCCCACGTGCGCAACCCGCGCCGCGCCAAGCCCGGCAAAAATGTCAGCCAGATGCATTACGCACGTCAGGGCATCATCACGCCCGAGATGGAATACGTTGCCATCCGCGAGAACATGAAGCTGCAGGAGGCGCGCGCCGCCGGCCTGCTTGCCGAGCAACACGGTGGGCAGAGCTTTGGTGCCTCCATCCCGAAGGAAATCACTGCCGAATTCGTGCGTGATGAAGTGGCCCGTGGCCGCGCGATCATTCCGGCCAACATCAATCATACCGAGCTCGAGCCGATGATCATCGGCCGCAACTTCCTGGTGAAGATCAACGGCAACATCGGCAACTCGGCACTGGGCTCTTCCATCGAAGAGGAAGTGGCCAAGCTGACCTGGGGTATTCGCTGGGGCTCGGACACGGTGATGGACCTGTCTACCGGCAAGCACATCCACGAAACCCGCGAGTGGATCATCCGCAACTCACCGGTACCGATCGGCACCGTGCCTATCTATCAGGCGCTGGAGAAGGTCAACGGCGTCGCCGAAGACCTGACCTGGGAGCTGTTCCGCGACACGCTGATCGAGCAGGCTGAGCAAGGCGTCGATTACTTCACCATCCACGCCGGCGTGCTGCTGCGCTATGTGCCGCTGACCGCCAAGCGCGTCACTGGCATCGTCTCGCGCGGCGGTTCGATCATGGCCAAGTGGTGCCTGGCCCATCATCAGGAAAATTTCCTCTACACCCACTTCGAGGAAATCTGCGAAATCATGAAGGCCTACGACGTCAGCTTCTCGCTGGGCGATGGCCTGCGTCCGGGCTCGATTGCCGACGCCAATGACGCCGCGCAGTTCGGTGAACTGGAAACCCTCGGCGAGCTGACCAAGATCGCCTGGAAGCACGATGTGCAGTGCATGATCGAGGGCCCTGGCCACGTGCCGATGCAGCTGATCAAGGAGAACATGGACAAGCAGCTGGAATGCTGCGACGAGGCACCGTTCTACACGCTCGGCCCGCTGACCACTGACATCGCCCCTGGCTACGACCACATCACCAGCGGCATCGGTGCGGCGATGATCGGCTGGTTCGGTTGCGCCATGCTCTGCTACGTCACGCCCAAGGAGCACCTGGGCCTGCCGAACAAGGATGACGTCAAGACCGGCATCATCACCTACAAGATCGCCGCGCATGCTGCCGACCTTGCCAAGGGCCACCCAGGCGCACAGATCCGTGACAACGCGCTGTCCAAGGCGCGCTTCGAGTTCCGCTGGGAAGACCAGTTCAACCTGGGCCTGGATCCGGACACCGCGCGCAGCTACCACGACGAAACCCTGCCCAAGGATTCCGCTAAGGTGGCGCATTTCTGCTCCATGTGCGGGCCGAAATTCTGCTCGATGAAGATCACTCAGGAAGTGCGCGAGTATGCCGCGCAAAACGGGCTGACCGATGAGCAGAAGGCCATCGAGGCCGGCTTTGCCGAGCAGTCCTCGCGCTTCAAGGACGAAGGCTCGGTGATCTACAAGCAGGTGTGATTGACGAGGTGTAAGTGAGACGGGGTGGGCCGGTGATGCAGCCGCCCCGCATCGTCTCGGTTAGAGGTATTCGGCTTTCACAATGCCCTTGAGCTGTTCGTGCGGAATGAACAGCTCTGGGTGTCCGCTCGAGTACGGTGCAATGCTGTACACGTCGTATTTGAGCAGCACGCTGTCCTTGAGCAGCGCGATGTTCGCGGTCTGCTGGAACGGCCAGAACTCGAGAAACGCTGCATCCTGATTATGTTCGTTCTCCGTCAACCAGCGCTGATGCGCCTGGCGTGCGGCGCGCCAGAAGTTGCCCACTTGCCCTGGGATCAGCAGATCTTCCAGGCGCAGCTCCTTGTTCCGCTCCCGGTCGTAGTTGATGAATCCACGGCCAGGCATCCCATGGGCGCCACCTGCGTAGAGATAGCTGGACAGTTCGATCACCAGAATATTGCCGTGCTGTTCTCTTAGTTTGGCTTGCAGGTAGCTGCTCCAGGTCGGCTCGGCCGTGCTCAGGAACTGCTGCTCATAAGTCTTTAGCGATTCGGGCAGTCGCTCATCCGGACCATTGATGGTCATCCGGCGCAGACGAGCGTCAATCAGGCGGTTCAGTTCCGGCTCGTTGGCAAATGTCAGGGTATCGACGTTCACCAGCGGGCAGCTTTCCCCTTCGCACCCCTTAGGCCGTTGTTCGGTCACGGCCTGTTGAACCGCTACCGGGCGCTCCGAAGCAAAGTGCTGACAGCCGCCGAGCAGCATGGCGACGCTGCTTAGCACGATGAAATTGCGGATATAGGCGGTTGAAATCATGGTCCGTCCAGACATGGCAGTGCGCTTTCGATTGCCGGTCACACCCGAAGTTCGTGATTTCCGGCTGGTTGCGTTTTCTTTGGCTACGGTGGTCTGCAAAGGGCTGCACCAGAGGCGATGCCGCGCTAGGATGACGAAGAAGCCGCTCACGATGTGACGGTTGCAGTCATCCGCCGCTGCTTTCGGCGCGGATCAAACCGATATGAGTAGGACCCCATGAGCGAGACCTTCAAGCCCGGGCCGGATGATGTCCAGATCCTCCGAAGAGAGCAATGCTTCAGCGGTTTCTACCGGCTGGAACGCCTGCATCTGCGCCATCGCCAGTTCAGCGGCAGCATGGGCAGGGAGCTGACCCGCGAGCTGTTCGTGCGCCACGATGCCGTTTGCGTGCTGCCTTACGATCCGCAGCGCGATCGGGTGGTGGTGATCGAGCAATTCCGCGTCGGTGCGGTGGGCAAGGTCGAGAATCCCTGGTTGATCGAATTGGTAGCCGGTTTGATCGACAAGGATGAGTCGCCTGAAGAGGTTGCCCGACGCGAGGCGATCGAAGAAGCCGGTTTGGAGCTGGGCGAGCTGTGGCCGATCACGCAATACTTCCCGTCTCCGGGCGGCAGCGACGAGCGCGTCCATCTCTACGTTGGCCGCTGCGACAGTGAGGGTGCTCAGGGCGTCTTCGGCCTGGCCGAGGAGGGCGAAGACATACGCGTACATGTCTGGTCGCTGCAGGAGGCACTCCGTGCAGTAAATGACGGTCGTATCGACAATGCGGCAAGCATCATTGCACTGCAGTGGCTGGCCTTGAATCGCGAGCAGGTGCGGGGGGCGTGGACATGAGAAAGACGCGCGAGCGATACCGAGTCGACCTGCTCGAGCTGCAGTCGGCCTGTGAGGCCAATTACCTGCGCCTGATGCGATTGCTCCCGGGCATGCGCAACGGATGCGACACACGTCGTATCGCCATCAGTCAGGGTGATCTGTTGCTTGGTGTGCTGGTGCTTGAGGTGTTGGAAAGCTGCCCCTACACCACAACCTTGCAGGTCAGTCAGGAGCACTGTCTGACCTGGCTGCCGGTGCCGAAGATGGAAGTACGCGTCTATCACGATGCACGGATGGCCGAAGTCATTCGCGCCGAAAATGCGCGACGTTTCCGCGGCATCTATCACTATCCCAATGCGCAAATGCATCAGCCGGACGAGAAGAATCAGCTCAACCTTTTCCTCGGTGAGTGGCTGGGACACTGTCTGGCCTGCGGGCACGAACTCGAACCGGTGCTCTGATTTACCCTTCGCCGCGTCTGGTCGAAGTGTGAACACACTCGATCCGCCTCCTGATGCGCAGCGCCGTTCTGTGACCCACGCCCACATCCCGAGGTTTACCCTTCCGCCGGGCACCTACCATAATTCCGTTGCGATTTAGCTCAAGGAGAAGGGCCTTGCCTCGTGCGCCCCTGACTGCTGTTGACGATTCGGTTCTGCTGGTCCAGCTCACCGACAGCCATCTGTTTGCCGAGGCGGACGGCAAGCTGCTGGGCATGAATACTTGCGACAGCCTGGAGCGGGTGGTCGAGCTGGCCATCGACGAGCAGCCACGTATCGACCTGGTCCTGGCCACCGGCGATCTGTCGCAGGATGGATCGGTGGCGTCGTACCAGCGCTTTCGCAGGCTTGCCGAGCGCATCGAAGCCCCTGCGCGCTGGTGCCCGGGCAACCACGACGAGCTGGCCGCGATGCGTGAAGCCAGTCGTGGTAGCTCGCTGATGGAGCCTGTGCTGGAGATTGGAGGCTGGCGCGTGGTGATGCTCGATACGCTGGTGGCGGGCTCGGTATTCGGCATGCTGCGCAGCGACCAGCTCGAGCTGCTCGATCAGGCACTGACCGAGGCCCCGGACCATCATCACCTGATCTGTCTGCACCATCATCCCGTCTCGATCGGCAGTCGCTGGATGGACACGATCGGGCTGCACAATCCAGACGCCCTGTTCGAGGTGCTTGATCGTCACAACAACGTGCGGGCACTGCTCTGGGGGCATATTCATCAGGAGTTCGATCACTCGCGCAACGGCGTGCGCCTGCTGGCGTCGCCGTCCACCGGTGTGCAATTCACGCCGCAGAGCGAGGATTTCCAAGTCGACAGCGTAGCGCCTGGATATCGCTGGCTGCGGCTGTACGATGATGGGCGGCTGGATACCGCGGTATCCCGCGTCAGCGGTATCGAGTTCGTGATTGATTACAGCGTGAAGGGCTATTGAGGGCCTGTGGTTCGTGAACCGGCGCGGTGAACCATGGCGCCAGGTCGCAGCGAAGCGTTTCTGGTTGTTTCCTATCCGTCGACTGTCTTGCATAGGCTCGCCGCCGGTCTGCTTGCAGACGGCAGCATGTGCCTTGTAGCCTTGCGGTTTTTCTACAGGCTGTATCGATGTCCAGTGATTCGCCTTCTATCCTTTATATCCATGGCCTCAACAGCTCGCCGCTTTCGCAGAAAGCGAGCCAGCTGTCCGCTGCGTTGAGCAAGCTCGGCATAGCCGAACGGCTGCGGGTTCCCGCGCTGCACCATCATCCTCGACAGGCCATCGCCCAGATCGAGGCGTGCATCGTCGAGCTCGGACGGCCTCTGCTGGTAGGCAGCTCGCTTGGCGGCTACTATGCGACGCACCTCGCCGAGCGGCATGACCTGAAGGCATTGCTGATCAATCCGGCGGTGACACCGCACCGTCGCTTCGACGGTTATCTCGGTCCGCAGACGAACCTGTACAGCGGGGAAGTCTGGGAGTTGACCGAGGATCACGTCGTCGCGTTGATGGAGCTGGAAACCGCACCACCGCAGGACGCCGAGCGTTATCAGGTCTGGTTGCAAACGGGCGATGAAACGCTGGATTACCGTGATGCCGCTCAGTTCTATCGTGGCTGCGCGTTGCGTATTCAGGCCGGCGGCGACCATGGTTTTGAAGGCTTCGCCGAGCGCTTGCCGGCGCTGCTGGCCTTTGCCGGCTTCGAGCCGCAGATTTGGCTGGAACAGCTCTGAGAGGCAGATGCGATTCGGCGCAACGGTTGCCCTGATCATGCGCGCAACTGCCCGCTGGTTTCGCGAGTGCGCATCCGCCGTTTCATTCCGGCCGGTGCGCTGGGTTTTTTCACGGCCCGTAAAGGCTGATTGTTCAGAACATAAGGACAGTGCCAGACAGATGTCTTATACCGCAGAAGCCATCGAGGTTCTTTCCGGCCTCGATCCGGTGCGCAAGCGCCCGGGCATGTACACCGACACCTCGCGGCCGAACCATCTGGCCCAGGAAGTCATCGACAACAGCGTCGACGAAGCCCTTGCCGGACATGCCCGCTCGGTTCAGGTGATCCTGCATCAAGACAATTCGCTGGAAGTACTGGACGACGGCCGCGGCATGCCGGTGGATATTCACCCGGAAGAAGGCGTGCCGGGCGTCGAACTGATCCTGACCAAGCTCCACGCGGGCGGCAAGTTCTCCAACAAGAACTACCAGTTCTCCGGCGGTTTGCATGGCGTTGGTATTTCGGTGGTCAACGCCTTGTCGACGCGGGTCGAAGTGACCGTCAAACGCGATGGCAACGAGTACCGCATGAGCTTTGCCGATGGCTTCAAGGCTACCGATCTGGAAGTCATTGGCAGTGTTGGCAAGCGCAACACCGGCACCAGCGTGCGTTTCTGGGCCGATCCGAAATACTTCGACTCCCCCAAGTTTTCCATCAGCCGGCTCAAGCATGTGCTCAAGGCCAAAGCGGTGCTCTGCCCGGGGCTGAATGTCAGCTTCGAGGACAAAGGCAGCGCTGAGAAGGTCGAGTGGTATTACGAGGATGGCCTGCGCTCGTACCTGGTCGACTCGGTCAGCGACCACCTGCGTCTGCCCGACGAGCCCTTCATCGGTACGCTCGCGGGCAACACCGAGGCGGTGGACTGGGCGCTGCTGTGGCTGCCGGAGGGCGGCGAAAGCGTCCAGGAAAGCTACGTCAACCTGATCCCGACTGCGCAGGGCGGTACCCACGTCAACGGCTTGCGCCAGGGACTGCTGGATGCGATGCGCGAGTTTTGCGAATTCCGCAACCTGTTGCCGCGTGGGCTGAAGCTGGCGCCGGAAGATGTCTGGGAGCGCATCGCCTTCGTCCTTTCGATGAAGATGCAGGAGCCGCAATTCTCCGGGCAAACCAAGGAGCGCCTGTCGTCCCGCGAAGCCGCCGCGTTCGTCTCCGGTGTGGTCAAGGATGCCTTCAGCCTGTGGCTCAATGCGCATCCCGAACTCGGCATGCAGCTGGCCGAGTTGGCGATCAGCAACGCCGGGCGTCGTCTCAAGGCCGGCAAGAAGGTCGAGCGCAAGAAGATCACTCAGGGTCCTGCATTGCCCGGCAAACTGGCCGACTGTGCCGGGCAGGACCCGATGCGTTCCGAGCTGTTCCTGGTCGAAGGCGACTCGGCGGGCGGCTCGGCGAAGCAGGCGCGGGACAAAGAGTTCCAGGCGATCATGCCGCTGCGCGGCAAGATCCTGAACACCTGGGAGGTCGACGGCAGCGAAGTGCTCGCCAGCCAGGAAGTCCACGACATCGCCGTGGCGATTGGCGTCGATCCCGGTGCTGCCGATCTGGGGCAGCTGCGTTACGGCAAGATCTGCATCCTCGCCGACGCAGACTCCGACGGCTTGCACATCGCCACGCTGCTCTGCGCCTTGTTTGTCCAGCATTTCCGCCCGCTGGTGGATGCCGGGCACGTCTATGTCGCCATGCCGCCGCTGTACCGTATCGACCTGGGCAAGGACATCTTCTATGCGCTGGACGAGGCCGAGCGCGACGGCATTCTGGAACGCCTGGTCGCCGAGAAGCGCCGCGGCAAGCCCCAGGTCACGCGATTCAAGGGTCTCGGTGAGATGAATCCGCCGCAGTTGCGCGAGACCACGATGGACCCCAATACCCGTCGTCTGGTGCAGCTGACTCTGGATGACTTCGAAGGAACCCGCGAGATCATGGATATGTTGCTGGCCAAGAAGCGCGCTGGCGACCGCAAGAGCTGGCTCGAATCAAAGGGTAACCTGGCGGAGGTTCTGCTTTGATCCGGCGCTGGCTGACACTGCTGAGTCTGGCCTCGGCACCGCTCTGGGCCAACGAGCCGGCACCCGAATTGAAAATGCTGAGCGAACATCCGGTGGAGGGAATGGCAGGCGGCAACCTCTCCGGGATGGCCTGGTGTGGCGATGCGCTGTGGGCCGTATCCGATCGCGAGGACGACGTTCTTTACCGCCTGGATACCAGTGCATCGCCCTGGCAGGCGGAGCCCGAGCGCTTCGAGGTCGGCCCGCCACCGGACAGTGGCTTGCCTTGGGGCATGCGTATGCGCACCTGGGCTAGTGGCCACGTGCGCGGCGGCCATCTGGATTTCGAAGGGCTGAGCTGTGACGCCGTGGGAAATCGCTATGTGGTCAGCGAGGCCCATGCCGCCGTGCTGCGGGTAAGCCCGGCAGGCACGGCAGAATGGCTGCGGCTACCCGATTCGCTGGTCCGCCAAGCGCGGGCAAGCGGCATGCTCTGGCACTTCAATGCGCTGTTCGAAGGTATTGCCGTCGACCCCAAGGCTGAGCGCATGTGGCTGGCCGCCGAGCGCGAGCGCCGTGGGCTGCTGGTGCTGCACCGCAAGCAGAGTAGCTGGCAGTGCACCGGCGGTTGCGTACTCATGGCTCAGGGCGGTAACCAGCAGCCGCCCGCCGCGCTGGACGACATGCCATTGCCGCGCAGTTTCTCGGCATTGGCTTTCTTCCGCGACAAGCTATTCGTGTTGGAACCCTCGGCCTATCGCGTCTGCCGGCGCAGCCCGGCAACCGGTGAGGTCGAACGTTGCTGGTCGTTCGCTGGCGAGGCCCTGACCGAGGCGCGTCGTTATGCTGAACCCTACGGCAACGCCGAGGCGCTGTGGGTCGATGCCGAAGGCGCCTGGATCGGTGTCGACAACAATGGCAAGGCGCGCGGCGATGGCGAGAAGCGTCCAATCGTCTGGCGTTTCGCTGCGCCGGAGGGCGGCTGGATGGCTCGACCGTGAGCCAAACAGCCGGGCGTCGCGCCGGGCGCGTGATGCTGGTGCTGGCCTGGGGCGCTGGTTTGTTCCTGGCCACCCGCTTCTTCGCGGTATGGGAAGAGAGCCGGCTCAACCCCAACCGTGAGCCTGTGTCCCACGTGCAGGGCGAGCAGATCGAAGTGCAACTGGCTGGCAATGCGCAGGGGCACTTCGTCGCCAGTGGACGTATCAATGGCCAGCCGGTGACGTTCCTGCTCGACACCGGAGCCACCGATGTCGCCATTCCGGCCGAACTGGCCGAG
This region includes:
- the parE gene encoding DNA topoisomerase IV subunit B, producing the protein MSYTAEAIEVLSGLDPVRKRPGMYTDTSRPNHLAQEVIDNSVDEALAGHARSVQVILHQDNSLEVLDDGRGMPVDIHPEEGVPGVELILTKLHAGGKFSNKNYQFSGGLHGVGISVVNALSTRVEVTVKRDGNEYRMSFADGFKATDLEVIGSVGKRNTGTSVRFWADPKYFDSPKFSISRLKHVLKAKAVLCPGLNVSFEDKGSAEKVEWYYEDGLRSYLVDSVSDHLRLPDEPFIGTLAGNTEAVDWALLWLPEGGESVQESYVNLIPTAQGGTHVNGLRQGLLDAMREFCEFRNLLPRGLKLAPEDVWERIAFVLSMKMQEPQFSGQTKERLSSREAAAFVSGVVKDAFSLWLNAHPELGMQLAELAISNAGRRLKAGKKVERKKITQGPALPGKLADCAGQDPMRSELFLVEGDSAGGSAKQARDKEFQAIMPLRGKILNTWEVDGSEVLASQEVHDIAVAIGVDPGAADLGQLRYGKICILADADSDGLHIATLLCALFVQHFRPLVDAGHVYVAMPPLYRIDLGKDIFYALDEAERDGILERLVAEKRRGKPQVTRFKGLGEMNPPQLRETTMDPNTRRLVQLTLDDFEGTREIMDMLLAKKRAGDRKSWLESKGNLAEVLL
- a CDS encoding esterase-like activity of phytase family protein, encoding MIRRWLTLLSLASAPLWANEPAPELKMLSEHPVEGMAGGNLSGMAWCGDALWAVSDREDDVLYRLDTSASPWQAEPERFEVGPPPDSGLPWGMRMRTWASGHVRGGHLDFEGLSCDAVGNRYVVSEAHAAVLRVSPAGTAEWLRLPDSLVRQARASGMLWHFNALFEGIAVDPKAERMWLAAERERRGLLVLHRKQSSWQCTGGCVLMAQGGNQQPPAALDDMPLPRSFSALAFFRDKLFVLEPSAYRVCRRSPATGEVERCWSFAGEALTEARRYAEPYGNAEALWVDAEGAWIGVDNNGKARGDGEKRPIVWRFAAPEGGWMARP
- a CDS encoding retropepsin-like aspartic protease family protein, with translation MSQTAGRRAGRVMLVLAWGAGLFLATRFFAVWEESRLNPNREPVSHVQGEQIEVQLAGNAQGHFVASGRINGQPVTFLLDTGATDVAIPAELAERLGLQRGAPVMLHTANGQTTGYRTVLSSLDLGDIRLHDVRAIVAPGFRSEQVLLGMSALKQLEFTQRAGTLVLRQQTPRGQRR